A part of Antechinus flavipes isolate AdamAnt ecotype Samford, QLD, Australia chromosome 6, AdamAnt_v2, whole genome shotgun sequence genomic DNA contains:
- the LOC127540719 gene encoding permeability factor 2-like, giving the protein MSSSLRQISCLFLLCLLSGLLTPSVRLASGAPAVNELRCQCLQTVQGISYKTLASLKVIPAGPHCSNLEVLATLKNGKVLCLNPEAPQVKKVVQKALKGNSN; this is encoded by the exons ATGAGCAGCAGTCTCCGCCAGATTTCTTGTCTTTTCCTGCTCTGTCTGCTGTCCGGACTCCTGACGCCGTCAGTCCGATTAGCCAGCG GAGCGCCCGCGGTCAATGAGCTACGCTGCCAGTGTCTCCAAACCGTGCAGGGAATTTCCTATAAGACCCTCGCCAGTCTGAAGGTGATCCCAGCCGGTCCCCACTGCTCCAACCTTGAAGTCTT AGCCACTCTGAAGAATGGAAAAGTACTTTGCCTTAACCCCGAGGCTCCCCAAGTTAAGAAAGTAGTGCAAAAAGCTCTGAAAGG caaCTCCAACTAG